A window of the Palaeococcus ferrophilus DSM 13482 genome harbors these coding sequences:
- a CDS encoding NAD(P)/FAD-dependent oxidoreductase translates to MEPFLEIPMLSYDVVVIGGGPAGMAAAAKAKELGLNVLLLDENDYLGGILPQCVHPGFGIHYFREELTGPEFASRLAKKMVKLGVEYRTAARVLEIKNYSDLEKVVIFTSPSGLYQVWAKAIIYAAGARERHAFEIGIVGDRVAGIYTAGEAQTLMDIYGIMPGKEIVIVGSGDVGLIMARRFALEGAKVKAVVELMPYPGGLARNIMILRDFNIPLYLSHKVVEVRGKGRVERVKVVKVDENLNETGEEFWIEADTLVISAGLIPSVKKLKKIGVEIDPSTGGPVVNDRLETSVPGIFVAGNALLINDLVDYVAEQGELAAESAKEFIEKGGIESRKWVKVEKGENVRLIVPHYLSGDRDVYLYLRVARPIENAELRVPEVGRRIKLALATPAEMIRFRLKAEEIQKVGEKLTVEVVRG, encoded by the coding sequence TCGTCGTCATAGGCGGCGGGCCGGCCGGAATGGCGGCCGCGGCAAAGGCCAAGGAGCTCGGGCTCAACGTTCTCCTATTGGATGAGAACGATTATCTGGGCGGAATCCTCCCCCAGTGCGTCCACCCGGGCTTTGGAATCCACTACTTCAGGGAAGAGCTCACCGGCCCGGAGTTCGCGTCGAGGCTCGCGAAAAAAATGGTGAAGCTCGGCGTTGAGTACAGGACAGCGGCGAGGGTGCTTGAAATAAAGAACTACTCCGACCTTGAGAAGGTGGTGATATTCACCTCTCCAAGCGGCCTCTACCAGGTCTGGGCGAAGGCGATAATCTACGCCGCCGGTGCACGTGAGAGGCACGCCTTTGAGATTGGCATAGTTGGAGACCGTGTCGCCGGAATCTACACGGCTGGAGAGGCTCAGACCCTCATGGACATCTACGGAATAATGCCGGGAAAGGAAATCGTGATAGTGGGTTCCGGGGATGTGGGCTTAATAATGGCTCGCCGCTTTGCCCTTGAGGGGGCAAAGGTGAAGGCCGTCGTTGAGCTCATGCCTTATCCGGGCGGCCTTGCAAGGAACATCATGATACTTCGCGATTTCAACATTCCGCTCTACCTGAGCCACAAAGTGGTTGAAGTCCGCGGAAAGGGAAGGGTTGAGAGGGTCAAGGTCGTCAAGGTGGACGAGAACCTCAACGAAACGGGCGAGGAGTTCTGGATTGAGGCGGACACGCTGGTGATTTCAGCGGGCTTAATCCCGAGCGTCAAGAAGCTCAAGAAGATCGGCGTCGAGATAGACCCTTCAACCGGCGGACCGGTCGTGAACGACAGGCTTGAGACGAGCGTCCCGGGAATATTCGTTGCCGGAAACGCCCTCCTAATAAACGACCTCGTTGATTACGTTGCCGAGCAGGGTGAGTTAGCCGCTGAGAGCGCAAAGGAGTTCATAGAGAAGGGAGGGATAGAGAGCAGGAAGTGGGTGAAGGTGGAGAAGGGCGAGAACGTGCGTCTGATTGTCCCGCACTACCTGAGCGGCGACCGCGACGTTTACCTCTACCTGCGCGTTGCGAGGCCTATAGAGAACGCGGAGCTCAGGGTTCCCGAGGTGGGCAGGAGGATAAAGCTCGCCCTGGCAACGCCGGCGGAGATGATAAGGTTCAGGCTGAAGGCGGAGGAGATTCAAAAGGTAGGAGAAAAGCTCACCGTTGAGGTGGTGCGGGGATGA
- a CDS encoding DUF1667 domain-containing protein, producing the protein MRKTYRFTCIVCPLGCSIEVEMEKGKVLGVTGHTCPRGKEWAIEEVTNPKRVVMSVVPVEGGALPTVSVKTEKPVPKERIPELMRFLAGLKLKAPVTVGQVVAEWEGVKIVATRGA; encoded by the coding sequence ATGAGGAAGACCTACCGCTTCACCTGCATCGTCTGCCCCCTCGGATGCTCGATAGAGGTGGAAATGGAGAAGGGAAAGGTCCTGGGCGTCACCGGCCACACCTGCCCGCGCGGAAAGGAGTGGGCGATAGAGGAGGTCACCAATCCAAAGAGGGTCGTTATGAGCGTGGTTCCAGTTGAAGGAGGAGCCCTTCCCACGGTGAGCGTCAAGACGGAGAAACCCGTCCCCAAGGAGAGGATTCCCGAACTCATGAGGTTTCTGGCCGGGTTAAAGCTTAAGGCGCCCGTGACCGTTGGCCAGGTCGTCGCGGAGTGGGAAGGGGTAAAAATAGTCGCCACGAGGGGGGCTTAA
- a CDS encoding PrsW family intramembrane metalloprotease gives MHPVNAIIFFAYAPALALLWYFYHRDRYEPEPKRYVLGTFIMGATLSVGVAMFLEAVLTGGGNFGVGGYALLPVSAFYIALVAGIVEEPSKALAIRWPFNAGQMDGVMDGIVYGVAAGLGFAATENLLYGLGYGLGTTILRAFLTPFAHATWSAIIGVGYGLRAEGKTPSLFPYYVIAMALHFFWDYFAFLSIGVPAYSIFTILLIFINVAIIRYFLMIGEREDMARWWYRVWRVRKYE, from the coding sequence ATGCATCCGGTTAACGCGATAATATTCTTCGCCTACGCTCCAGCCCTTGCCCTGCTGTGGTACTTCTACCACAGGGATAGGTACGAGCCCGAGCCCAAGCGCTACGTCCTCGGCACTTTCATAATGGGGGCCACGCTCTCCGTGGGCGTGGCGATGTTTTTGGAGGCCGTTCTCACGGGGGGAGGGAACTTCGGTGTGGGAGGTTACGCGCTGCTCCCCGTCAGTGCCTTCTATATAGCCCTCGTTGCCGGAATCGTTGAGGAGCCCTCAAAGGCCCTCGCCATAAGGTGGCCCTTCAACGCCGGCCAGATGGATGGGGTGATGGATGGTATTGTCTACGGTGTGGCCGCGGGCCTCGGCTTTGCCGCGACGGAGAACCTCCTCTATGGCCTTGGTTACGGTCTCGGAACGACTATCCTGAGGGCATTCTTGACTCCCTTTGCCCACGCGACGTGGAGCGCCATAATAGGCGTCGGCTATGGCCTCAGGGCGGAAGGGAAGACCCCCTCTCTGTTCCCCTACTACGTGATCGCTATGGCCCTTCACTTCTTCTGGGACTATTTTGCGTTCCTGAGCATCGGGGTTCCGGCCTATTCGATATTCACAATCCTGCTGATATTCATAAACGTGGCTATAATCCGCTACTTCCTCATGATAGGCGAGAGGGAGGATATGGCCCGTTGGTGGTACAGGGTATGGAGGGTGAGGAAGTATGAGTGA
- a CDS encoding HAD family hydrolase — protein sequence MIVAFDYDGTLVDSYSVIEEAFRRAIGKHYPWMPGKSSFAKLLTRVELYFERPRFGKHSGKVKQPAVFRLPLFRTWFEERAKLTRPLDDSMELLKRLKEEGHTLLSFSAEDFVSGMKEHRLKLNGFYDLFDDVIIFGREMTLEEAFALVREKYGDETFIWVDDKPWRFIGRGDENTEYVWYYFPPTARYASDEILARIPHLHVIRDLWSLFDVIERVKKV from the coding sequence ATGATAGTGGCGTTCGACTACGATGGTACCCTGGTTGACAGCTACTCCGTGATCGAGGAGGCCTTCCGCCGGGCGATAGGGAAGCACTACCCCTGGATGCCCGGTAAAAGCTCCTTTGCGAAGCTTTTGACGAGGGTGGAGCTCTACTTTGAGAGGCCCCGCTTTGGCAAGCACAGCGGTAAGGTCAAGCAGCCGGCGGTATTCAGGCTTCCCCTCTTCAGGACGTGGTTCGAGGAGAGGGCAAAGCTCACCAGGCCCCTTGACGATTCAATGGAGCTCCTCAAAAGGCTCAAGGAGGAAGGTCACACACTTCTCTCCTTCTCGGCGGAGGACTTTGTGAGCGGGATGAAGGAGCACCGCCTCAAACTGAACGGCTTCTACGACCTCTTCGACGACGTTATAATATTCGGGCGGGAGATGACGCTCGAGGAGGCCTTCGCCCTGGTTCGCGAGAAATACGGGGATGAAACGTTCATCTGGGTGGACGACAAGCCCTGGCGCTTCATAGGGCGGGGCGATGAGAATACCGAGTACGTGTGGTATTACTTCCCCCCAACGGCGCGCTATGCGAGCGATGAAATCCTCGCCCGGATACCTCATCTCCACGTGATAAGAGACCTCTGGAGCCTCTTCGATGTCATAGAACGGGTTAAAAAAGTTTAA
- a CDS encoding DOMON domain-containing protein: MDGGIVNKLAFAGVLLLLLLVLSLNSDGNNQGTSPPKVVGWRADGVIEEGEYAFNHTAEGMAVFLGFNGDDLVVGLRAETPGWVAIGFGGGPGMKNTDIVIAYVLPNGTVEIKDSYSTGFSGPHEDDRLYGGSFDIKDFGGSEVEGITTVEFSRSLRTLDGYDFQFLDNGSVRITWAYGPVDDFLSMHSDAGAFNVKMEDIKGG, translated from the coding sequence ATGGATGGTGGGATAGTGAATAAGCTCGCCTTCGCGGGAGTGTTGCTCCTGTTGCTTCTGGTGCTCTCTCTAAACAGCGATGGAAACAATCAGGGAACTTCGCCCCCCAAAGTCGTGGGGTGGAGAGCCGATGGTGTGATAGAGGAGGGAGAATACGCGTTCAACCACACCGCTGAGGGCATGGCCGTTTTCCTCGGGTTCAATGGGGACGACCTCGTGGTGGGATTGAGAGCCGAAACCCCGGGATGGGTGGCCATCGGCTTCGGTGGCGGGCCGGGAATGAAAAATACCGACATAGTAATAGCCTACGTCCTCCCAAACGGGACGGTTGAGATAAAGGACTCCTATTCCACCGGCTTCTCCGGGCCACACGAGGATGACAGGCTCTACGGGGGGAGCTTTGACATCAAGGACTTCGGTGGGAGCGAGGTTGAGGGAATTACCACCGTCGAGTTCTCAAGATCGCTGAGGACGTTGGACGGCTACGACTTCCAGTTTCTGGATAACGGGAGCGTTAGGATAACGTGGGCCTACGGGCCGGTTGATGACTTTCTCTCCATGCACTCCGATGCCGGCGCCTTCAATGTTAAAATGGAGGACATCAAGGGGGGTTGA
- a CDS encoding phospholipase C/P1 nuclease family protein, with protein MKRFKALLLLLLVLGGMGFAGAWPTNGPTLEDPMNVHQRLTYKAIEAVYADNPTLGNILMQYQDRLLYGAYDEDWRGGSIDFNGKTYTLQSQYHFHDPMDHAELITVDLLGDRKSSGADMAQELYEKAVQLWKEGKKEEAMLYLGRSVHILEDMGMLVAHTTPHMFETLDEFSYIEDAHDFVENEISPTVADDILNNRVPLDLTPIRWWEIPNEKGRFILGKDIYVADNENGHMDLSHGVAWAYADLIAHNSWRYMLYSTGKDINLWSERGHLGSYFWTKELKKGDWSVFKLQFLGASAITIVFKDIDMQNVYFKTLGYVELYDRNGNLVARYSQDPNPLVDTSVTVSGDTVYIYTHVEGDDWFDDDVDGWAVRNIEVKANFDVNAPSGFRTLDGREYSNVQWATYESMVYTIRAVAGLMEKFFEDVGVKG; from the coding sequence ATGAAGAGGTTTAAAGCACTGCTCCTCCTGCTACTCGTCCTCGGGGGGATGGGTTTTGCAGGTGCATGGCCGACCAACGGTCCAACCCTCGAGGACCCAATGAACGTCCACCAGAGGCTGACTTACAAGGCCATCGAGGCGGTCTACGCGGACAACCCGACCCTTGGGAACATCCTCATGCAGTACCAGGACAGACTCCTCTACGGTGCCTACGACGAGGACTGGCGCGGCGGGAGCATAGATTTCAACGGCAAGACCTACACCCTCCAGAGCCAGTACCACTTCCACGACCCTATGGATCACGCGGAGCTGATAACGGTTGACCTCCTCGGTGACAGGAAGTCTTCAGGCGCTGACATGGCACAGGAACTCTACGAGAAGGCAGTCCAGCTCTGGAAGGAGGGCAAGAAGGAGGAGGCCATGCTCTACCTCGGAAGATCAGTCCACATCCTCGAGGACATGGGCATGCTCGTGGCCCACACCACCCCCCACATGTTCGAGACCCTTGACGAGTTCAGCTACATCGAGGACGCCCACGACTTCGTTGAGAACGAGATTTCCCCGACGGTTGCCGACGACATCCTCAACAACCGCGTCCCCCTCGACCTCACCCCGATAAGGTGGTGGGAAATCCCGAACGAGAAGGGGAGGTTCATACTGGGAAAGGACATCTACGTAGCGGACAACGAGAACGGCCACATGGACTTATCGCACGGCGTCGCCTGGGCCTACGCTGACCTCATAGCCCACAACTCCTGGCGCTACATGCTCTACTCAACCGGAAAGGACATCAACCTCTGGAGCGAGCGCGGCCACCTCGGAAGCTACTTCTGGACGAAGGAGCTCAAGAAGGGAGACTGGAGCGTCTTCAAGCTTCAGTTCCTCGGGGCAAGCGCGATAACCATCGTCTTCAAGGATATAGACATGCAGAACGTCTACTTCAAGACCCTCGGCTACGTCGAGCTCTACGACAGGAACGGGAACCTCGTAGCGAGATACTCCCAGGACCCCAATCCACTAGTTGATACCAGCGTTACCGTTTCGGGAGACACCGTCTACATCTACACCCACGTTGAGGGGGACGACTGGTTCGATGACGACGTTGACGGCTGGGCCGTAAGGAACATAGAGGTCAAGGCCAACTTCGACGTTAACGCTCCGAGTGGCTTTAGAACACTCGACGGGAGGGAATACAGCAACGTTCAGTGGGCAACCTACGAGAGCATGGTTTACACAATAAGGGCCGTCGCTGGCCTCATGGAGAAGTTTTTCGAGGACGTCGGCGTTAAAGGTTAA
- the gcvPA gene encoding aminomethyl-transferring glycine dehydrogenase subunit GcvPA — MGKHYIPNLPHKEEMLKEIGFERIEDLFSDVPKGMVKEFNLPEGKSEYEVFTELNETLSANKTFLEMPSFLGAGTYFHYVPAHVKYLIERSEFLTSYTPYQPEVSQGMLQALFEYQSLIAELVGLPIVNASMYDWGTAMAEAALMSARVTKRNKFVVPKHLSPEKKLVLKTYTAGPALEIVEVPWDERGQLDIEKLKEAVEGAAGVYIEIPNFFGLLEEKVREIGEIAHDAGALFVVGVDPTILGIVEAPGELGADIVVGEAAYFGTPTNFGGPRAGIFATKNDRKLVRQMPGRVIGMTKTADGKRAFVMTLQTREQHIRRAKATSNICSNEALVAVAAAIHLATLGPKGLRELGEVILKNTAYLKKRLGEVGEVAFDGINFKDVPVRFEVPYSVIHERLLERNIHGGYYIGKHFPELGETALFAATETTRKEWVDGLVDALREIIGEAEL; from the coding sequence ATGGGAAAACACTACATCCCCAACCTTCCACATAAGGAAGAGATGCTCAAAGAAATAGGCTTTGAGCGCATTGAAGACCTCTTCTCCGACGTGCCAAAGGGAATGGTCAAGGAGTTCAACCTGCCGGAGGGGAAGAGCGAGTACGAAGTCTTCACAGAGCTCAACGAAACCCTCTCCGCTAACAAAACCTTCCTTGAGATGCCCAGCTTTCTGGGAGCCGGAACATACTTCCACTACGTCCCCGCTCATGTCAAGTACCTCATAGAGAGGAGCGAGTTCCTAACTTCCTACACTCCGTACCAGCCCGAGGTAAGCCAGGGCATGCTCCAGGCCCTCTTCGAGTACCAGAGCCTCATAGCGGAGCTGGTTGGCCTCCCAATAGTCAACGCCTCAATGTACGATTGGGGAACGGCGATGGCGGAAGCCGCCCTGATGTCAGCTCGCGTGACCAAGAGGAACAAGTTTGTAGTTCCAAAGCACCTCAGCCCCGAGAAGAAGCTCGTTCTCAAGACCTACACCGCCGGCCCGGCCCTTGAGATAGTTGAGGTTCCCTGGGATGAGAGGGGCCAGCTCGACATTGAGAAGCTCAAAGAGGCAGTTGAGGGCGCCGCCGGCGTCTACATCGAGATACCCAACTTCTTCGGCCTGCTCGAGGAGAAGGTAAGGGAAATCGGCGAGATAGCCCATGACGCTGGAGCGCTCTTTGTGGTAGGCGTTGACCCAACTATCCTCGGAATAGTCGAAGCTCCTGGAGAGCTTGGGGCTGACATAGTCGTCGGCGAGGCGGCATACTTTGGCACTCCTACGAACTTCGGCGGTCCGAGGGCGGGAATATTCGCAACGAAGAACGACAGAAAGCTGGTAAGGCAGATGCCGGGAAGGGTAATCGGCATGACCAAAACGGCAGACGGCAAGAGGGCCTTCGTGATGACGCTCCAGACGAGGGAGCAGCACATCAGAAGGGCCAAGGCCACCTCGAACATATGCTCAAACGAGGCGCTCGTCGCGGTCGCTGCTGCCATTCACCTGGCCACCCTAGGGCCGAAGGGGCTCAGGGAGCTCGGTGAGGTCATACTCAAGAACACCGCCTACCTAAAGAAGCGCCTCGGCGAGGTTGGGGAGGTAGCCTTCGATGGGATAAACTTCAAGGACGTACCCGTTAGGTTCGAGGTTCCCTACAGCGTTATCCACGAGAGGCTCCTTGAGAGGAACATCCACGGCGGCTACTACATAGGGAAGCACTTCCCGGAGCTCGGGGAGACGGCCCTCTTTGCTGCCACCGAAACCACGAGGAAGGAGTGGGTTGACGGCCTCGTGGATGCCCTGCGGGAGATAATAGGCGAGGCGGAGCTGTGA
- the gcvPB gene encoding aminomethyl-transferring glycine dehydrogenase subunit GcvPB, producing MFRQAKWEEPTVFELSRPGRVGYTLPKPIEDVEVEIPEKLRRKSPLNLPELSEPEVVKHYTRLSEMNYGVDSGIYPLGSCTMKYNPKINEEIAAHPGVAYVHPYQDERTVQGALKVMWELEQWLKEITGMDRFTLQPAAGANGEFTGVMVIRAYHLDRGDTQRTEMLVPDSAHGTNPASAAMAGFKVVEIPSNENGTVDLEALENAVSERTAGLMLTNPNTLGIFEDEILEIAKIVHEAGGLLYYDGANLNAVLGKVRPGDMGFDVVHLNLHKTFSTPHGGGGPGSGPVGVKDFLKDYLPVPLVGYDGESYYLDYNVPKSIGKVKEFYGNFAVMVRALTYLKVMGREGLREVSEVAVLNANYITQKLKGTKGYELPHKELRKHETVFSAEPMKKETGVKALDVAKRLLDFGLHAPTIYFPLIVHEALMIEPTETASREELDAYVEALKRISEEAYTNPEVVKGAPHNAAVKRVDDVLAAKRPVITWRMYRELKEKGEIDI from the coding sequence ATGTTCAGACAGGCCAAATGGGAAGAACCAACCGTTTTCGAGCTCTCACGCCCCGGAAGGGTTGGCTACACCCTCCCGAAGCCGATTGAGGACGTTGAGGTTGAAATCCCTGAGAAGCTGAGGAGAAAGAGCCCCCTCAACCTTCCCGAGCTTAGCGAGCCGGAGGTTGTAAAGCACTACACACGGCTTAGCGAGATGAACTACGGCGTTGACTCTGGCATCTATCCCCTCGGTTCGTGCACCATGAAGTACAACCCGAAGATAAACGAGGAGATTGCCGCCCATCCAGGTGTTGCCTACGTCCACCCGTACCAGGACGAGAGAACAGTTCAGGGAGCGCTTAAGGTAATGTGGGAGCTGGAGCAGTGGCTTAAAGAAATCACGGGAATGGACCGCTTCACCCTCCAGCCGGCAGCGGGAGCGAACGGTGAGTTCACGGGCGTTATGGTGATAAGGGCCTACCACCTCGACCGTGGCGACACCCAGAGGACGGAGATGCTCGTTCCAGATTCAGCACACGGAACCAACCCGGCAAGTGCAGCCATGGCCGGCTTCAAGGTCGTTGAGATTCCCTCCAACGAGAACGGGACGGTTGACCTTGAGGCCCTTGAGAACGCGGTGAGCGAGAGGACTGCAGGTTTAATGCTCACCAACCCGAACACCCTCGGCATCTTCGAGGACGAGATACTCGAGATAGCCAAGATAGTCCACGAGGCCGGTGGCCTGCTCTACTACGATGGCGCTAATTTAAACGCTGTCCTTGGAAAGGTTAGACCTGGAGACATGGGCTTTGACGTCGTCCACCTCAACCTCCACAAGACGTTCTCAACACCGCACGGTGGCGGCGGCCCTGGAAGCGGGCCCGTTGGAGTGAAGGACTTCCTCAAGGACTACCTCCCGGTTCCGCTGGTTGGCTACGACGGGGAGAGCTACTACCTCGACTACAATGTCCCCAAAAGCATAGGCAAGGTCAAGGAGTTCTACGGCAACTTCGCGGTCATGGTGAGGGCCCTGACCTACCTCAAGGTGATGGGAAGGGAGGGCCTCAGGGAGGTCAGCGAGGTAGCGGTTCTCAACGCAAACTACATTACCCAGAAGCTGAAGGGTACCAAGGGCTACGAGCTGCCCCACAAGGAGCTCAGGAAGCACGAGACCGTCTTTTCAGCAGAGCCAATGAAGAAGGAGACCGGTGTCAAAGCCCTCGACGTGGCGAAGAGGCTCCTCGACTTCGGTTTACATGCGCCAACCATCTACTTCCCGCTGATCGTTCATGAGGCGCTCATGATTGAGCCCACTGAAACGGCCAGCAGGGAAGAGCTCGACGCCTATGTCGAGGCCCTCAAGAGGATCAGCGAGGAGGCCTACACGAACCCCGAAGTAGTCAAGGGCGCGCCCCACAACGCCGCCGTGAAGAGGGTTGACGACGTCTTAGCTGCCAAGAGGCCCGTCATAACATGGCGCATGTACAGGGAGCTCAAGGAGAAGGGAGAGATAGACATCTGA
- a CDS encoding MazG nucleotide pyrophosphohydrolase domain-containing protein has translation MEIGEFQKLIHDIYFHKDSRRGVEETFLWFVEEVGELSEAIRKRDKEAMEEEVADVLAWLMSLANLLDIDVEEATKKKYPGACPYCGKNPCECLEPGLKD, from the coding sequence ATGGAAATTGGGGAGTTCCAGAAGCTTATCCACGACATCTACTTCCACAAGGACTCGAGGAGAGGCGTTGAAGAGACGTTCCTATGGTTCGTCGAGGAAGTGGGAGAGCTGAGCGAGGCGATACGGAAGCGCGATAAGGAAGCAATGGAGGAGGAGGTTGCCGACGTTCTGGCATGGCTGATGAGTCTCGCCAACCTCCTCGATATAGACGTTGAGGAAGCAACTAAAAAGAAGTACCCAGGTGCATGCCCTTACTGTGGAAAAAACCCGTGCGAATGCCTGGAACCTGGATTGAAGGATTAA